GACCATGCGCCCTTGGGCTGGTTGATCAGATGAACGATTTCATCGCAGATCGACGAGGGCGGCACGAAGTGCGACGGATCCTCGTTGGGCGCCGCCTCGCGCACGCGCGGACTATCGACCGCGCCATCGACGTCGAGCGCCGCGGCATGAACCCCGAGATGCATGAACTCGTAGGCCACCGACTCGGCGATCGCGCGCTGCGCGACCTTTGACGCGGTGTAGGCGGAGTATTGCGCCGGCCCGCCGCGGGTTTCCGATCCCAGCACGAAGATAATCGTGCCGTGCCCACGCTCAGCCATCTTGCCTACTACTGCCTGTGTGCAGAAGAACGGGCCGTAAGTGTTGACCTTGAGCTGGAAGTCGAAGTCATCTTCGGTGATCTCGGTGAAGCGCTTGCGCAGGTAGGCGCCCGCGTTGTTGATCAGCACCGCGATCGGTCCGAGCTCGCGCTCGACGGTCTCGACCGCGGCCAGCACCTGGTCGCGTTTGGAGACGTCGGTCGGCGTGACGACGGCCTTGCCGCCCTGCTGGCGGATCAGGTCTGCGGTTTCATCGAGTTGGGATTTGGTGCGCGCGATGAGCCCGCAGGCGTAACCTTCGCGCGACAGGCGAAGCGCGATGTCGCGGCCGATGCCGCGTCCCGCGCCGGTAACCAATGCAACTTTGGCGTCTGACATAGCGCGAGAATCTTAACCGCTTGAACCAGGCATGCAAACCCGCCGCGGCCTCAAATTGCTTGGCGCTTCCGAGCCATG
The nucleotide sequence above comes from Candidatus Binataceae bacterium. Encoded proteins:
- a CDS encoding SDR family NAD(P)-dependent oxidoreductase, with the translated sequence MSDAKVALVTGAGRGIGRDIALRLSREGYACGLIARTKSQLDETADLIRQQGGKAVVTPTDVSKRDQVLAAVETVERELGPIAVLINNAGAYLRKRFTEITEDDFDFQLKVNTYGPFFCTQAVVGKMAERGHGTIIFVLGSETRGGPAQYSAYTASKVAQRAIAESVAYEFMHLGVHAAALDVDGAVDSPRVREAAPNEDPSHFVPPSSICDEIVHLINQPKGAWSFQVDMRSFYQWRPRVAAKKKE